In a genomic window of Salvelinus fontinalis isolate EN_2023a chromosome 7, ASM2944872v1, whole genome shotgun sequence:
- the LOC129858865 gene encoding protein-lysine methyltransferase METTL21C-like, which yields MDPLCTPHQEEKKTVIVKEEEEEETVIVKEEEEEEDEDEKDDSETTVIDGEEESDDKAKETEPQQQKKQAWAPTTYSTFGKEVFCYVGEEISILEALDSYGAVIWPAALALCHYLETNVEQLNLVDKAVLELGAGPGLVSIVATLLGAWVTATDLPEIIGNLRANLLRNTRGRCRYTPQAAALSWGPDVERSYPRSVYRYDYVLAADVVYHHDYLEELLFTMRYFCRPGTTLIWANKVRFPTDLVFTEDFKNTFNTTLLADMGEVKIFMATCRETEENLQHHPAG from the exons ATGGATCCTTTATGCACACCTCACCAAGAGGAGAAGAAGACTGTGAtcgtgaaggaagaggaggaggaggaaactgTGAttgtgaaggaagaggaggaggaggaagatgaagatgaGAAAGATGATAGCGAGACAACAGTGATAGACGGTGAGGAGGAATCAGATGACAAAGCCAAGGAGACTGAACCCCAGCAGCAGAAGAAGCAGGCCTGGGCCCCCACTACCTACTCCACGTTTGGTAAAGAGGTGTTCTGCTACGTAGGAGAGGAGATCAGCATCTTGGAGGCCTTGGACTCTTACGGTGCTGTCATCTGGCCAGCG GCGTTGGCTCTGTGTCACTACCTAGAGACCAACGTTGAGCAGTTGAACCTGGTGGACAAGGCAGTGCTGGAGCTAGGAGCAGGCCCTGGCCTAGTGTCTATTGTAGCCACACTCCTAG GTGCCTGGGTCACAGCTACAGACCTACCAGAGATCATAGGTAACCTGAGAGCCAACCTGCTCCGTAACACAAGAGGGCGCTGTAGGTACACTCCCCAAGCTGCAGCTCTGTCCTGGGGTCCTGACGTGGAACGCAGCTACCCCAGATCCGTCTATCGCTATGACTACGTGCTGGCGGCTGACGTGGTGTATCACCACGACTACCTGGAAGAGCTGCTGTTCACCATGAGATACTTCTGCCGTCCag GAACCACTCTGATCTGGGCCAACAAGGTCCGTTTTCCCACAGACCTGGTGTTCACTGAGGACTTCAAGAACACCTTCAACACCACCCTGCTGGCTGACATGGGAGAGGTTAAGATCTTCATGGCCACGTGTAGAGAGACAGAAGAAAACCTTCAACACCACCCTGCTGGCTGA
- the LOC129860125 gene encoding uncharacterized protein LOC129860125 has translation MDPLGTNHKDEKDTAFMKVEKEEEEEDEDEKDDSETTVLDGEEESDDKAKETEPQQQQKQQAWAPTTYSTFGKEVFCYVGEEISILEALDSYGAVIWPAALALCHYLETNVEQLNLEDKAVLELGAGPGLVSIVATLLGAWVTATDLPEIIGNLRANLLRNTRGRCRYTPQAAALSWGPDVERTYPRSVYRYDYVLAADVVYHHDYLEELLFTMRYFCRPGTTLIWANKVRLKTDLSFTENFQNTFNTTLLAETGEVNIFMGTCRETEEEPELVPGKQQEEEEEEHVTERLQEEENGLEEKEEEFKADETTENEEEDETQKKGLKEENKDRENQEDSQDCRDDEEQQNSAGSHSTSESELGGLEEADTQDSNVQQEERPVWVEQFAEEADTQDSNVQQEERPVWVEQFAEEADTQDSNVQQEERPVWVEQFAEEADTQDSNVQQEERPVWVEQFAEEADTQDSNVQQEERPVWVEQFVVKADKRSEEQDNSLEEEEEADAGDGSCQAWEEQTLEHSDEGYEDDDDEAENTNSRCSTEVTDEDIIEELDTKEAQLDNTHVPWIRLDREVYFYAGHKINIVEAMDSHGGVIWPAALALCNYLETNTDVIDLKGKQVLELGSGTGLVSIVASLLGAQVTATDLPDVLSNLRYNLLRNTRGRSKYTPEVTALTWGPEVERTYPRSVYRYDYVLAADVVYHRDLEELLFTMRYFCRPGTTLIWANKVRLETNLVFTEDFKNTFNTTLLADMGEVKIFKATCKR, from the exons ATGGATCCTTTAGGCACAAATCACAAAGATGAGAAGGACACTGCTTTCATGAAagtagagaaggaggaggaggaggaagatgaagatgaGAAAGATGATAGCGAGACAACAGTGCTAGACGGTGAGGAGGAATCAGATGACAAAGCCAAGGAGACTGAACCCCAGCAGCAGCAGAAGCAGCAGGCCTGGGCCCCCACTACCTACTCCACGTTTGGTAAAGAGGTGTTCTGCTACGTAGGAGAGGAGATCAGCATCTTGGAGGCCTTGGACTCTTACGGTGCTGTCATCTGGCCAGCG GCGTTGGCTCTGTGTCACTACCTAGAGACCAACGTTGAGCAGTTGAACCTGGAGGACAAGGCAGTGCTGGAGCTAGGAGCAGGCCCTGGCCTAGTGTCTATTGTAGCCACACTCCTAG GTGCCTGGGTCACAGCTACAGACCTACCAGAGATCATAGGTAACCTGAGAGCCAACCTGCTCCGTAACACAAGAGGGCGCTGTAGGTACACTCCCCAAGCTGCAGCTTTGTCCTGGGGTCCTGACGTGGAACGCACCTACCCCAGATCCGTCTATCGCTATGACTACGTGCTGGCGGCTGACGTGGTGTATCACCATGACTACCTGGAAGAGCTGCTGTTCACCATGAGATACTTCTGCCGTCcag GAACCACTCTGATCTGGGCCAACAAGGTCCGCCTCAAGACAGACCTGAGCTTCACAGAGAACTTCCAGAACACCTTCAACACCACACTGCTGGCTGAGACTGGAGAAGTAAACATATTCATGGGCACGTGTCGAGAAACAGAGGAGGAACCAGAGCTGGTCCCAGGAAAacaacaggaagaggaggaggaagaacatgTCACAGAGCGTTTACAGGAGGAGGAAAATGGTTTAGAGGAAAAGGAGGAAGAGTTTAAGGCAGATGAAACAACTGAGAACGAGGAAGAAGACGAGACACAGAAGAAAGGACTGAAAGAGGAGAACAAGGACAGAGAAAACCAGGAAGACTCTCAGGATTGCAGAGACGATGAAGAGCAGCAGAATTCTGCTGGCTCACATTCTACCTCCGAATCAGAGCTTGGGGGTCTTG AGGAGGCAGACACTCAGGACTCAAATGTCCAGCAGGAGGAGAGACCAGTCTGGGTCGAGCAGTTTGCAGAGGAGGCAGACACTCAGGACTCAAATGTCCAGCAGGAGGAGAGACCAGTCTGGGTCGAGCAGTTTGCAGAGGAGGCAGACACTCAGGACTCAAATGTCCAGCAGGAGGAGAGACCAGTCTGGGTCGAGCAGTTTGCAGAGGAGGCAGACACTCAGGACTCAAATGTCCAGCAGGAGGAGAGACCAGTCTGGGTCGAGCAGTTTGCAGAGGAGGCAGACACTCAGGACTCAAATGTCCAGCAGGAGGAGAGACCAGTCTGGGTCGAGCAGTTTGTTGTGAAGGCAGACAAAAGGTCAGAGGAACAAGACAacagtttggaggaggaggaggaggctgatgCAGGTGATGGCAGTTGCCAAGCATGGGAGGAACAAACATTGGAACATAGTGATGAAGGATATGAGGATGATGACGATGAAGCAGAAAACACTAACTCCCGCTGTAGCACCGAAGTGACTGACGAAGACATTATCG AGGAGTTGGACACCAAGGAAGCCCAGCTGGATAATACCCACGTCCCCTGGATACGCCtggacagagaggtctacttctATGCTGGGCACAAAATCAACATCGTCGAGGCAATGGACTCCCATGGCGGAGTGATATGGCCAGCA GCGTTGGCTCTATGTAACTACCTGGAGACCAATACTGATGTGATAGATCTGAAAGGAAAGCAGGTTTTGGAACTGGGATCAGGGACAGGATTAGTGTCTATCGTCGCCAGTCTACTGG GTGCCCAGGTGACGGCCACCGACCTCCCAGACGTCCTTAGTAATCTGAGATACAACTTGCTCCGAAACACCAGAGGGCGCTCTAAATATACACCTGAGGTGACAGCTCTAACCTGGGGTCCTGAGGTGGAACGCACTTACCCTAGATCCGTGTATCGCTATGACTACGTGCTGGCGGCTGACGTGGTGTATCACCGCGACTTAGAGGAGCTGCTGTTCACCATGAGATACTTCTGTCGTCCGGGAACCACTCTGATCTGGGCCAACAAGGTCCGCCTCGAGACAAACCTGGTGTTCACTGAGGACTTCAAGAACACCTTCAACACCACCCTGCTGGCTGACATGGGAGAGGTTAAGATCTTCAAGGCCACGTGTAAAAGGTAG